A genomic region of Bacillus solimangrovi contains the following coding sequences:
- a CDS encoding uroporphyrinogen-III synthase, producing the protein MNDALKPLQGVHILVTRAQHQSSAFIEQIQSFGGNAIEVPLLKIAPPKREDVVQDAFTQLNSYDWIIITSMNGAHAFVKFANKYANSDWKKKLPKIAAVGKKTLKTLQDNNIDVQFMPSSYTAEVLFAELSSQLKTGMRILLTRGDLARKALPSKLLDHGCKVNDLVVYRTIQNEAARTKLKNVILHDHVDVVTFTSPSTISAFDSLLLDTNWRDVTTDVIFACIGPVTLSEAKRKKLPNVIIAETYTIEGLLHKISEELSNRRYIGND; encoded by the coding sequence ATGAATGATGCCTTGAAACCTCTTCAAGGTGTGCACATTCTTGTCACTAGAGCTCAGCATCAATCTAGCGCTTTTATTGAACAAATTCAATCATTTGGTGGTAATGCGATTGAGGTTCCGTTATTAAAAATTGCTCCACCCAAACGTGAAGATGTCGTTCAAGATGCTTTTACCCAATTGAACAGTTATGATTGGATCATAATAACGAGCATGAATGGTGCACATGCCTTTGTTAAATTTGCTAATAAATATGCAAACAGTGATTGGAAAAAGAAGTTGCCAAAGATTGCAGCAGTTGGTAAGAAGACGTTGAAGACATTACAAGACAATAACATAGATGTTCAGTTTATGCCGTCTTCTTATACTGCGGAAGTTCTTTTTGCTGAGTTGTCGTCTCAACTAAAAACAGGGATGCGCATCTTGCTAACACGAGGTGATCTTGCAAGAAAGGCTTTACCATCTAAACTTCTCGATCATGGTTGTAAAGTAAATGATTTGGTTGTCTATCGAACAATTCAAAATGAAGCAGCACGAACTAAATTGAAAAATGTGATCTTACACGACCATGTCGATGTTGTGACATTCACTAGCCCTTCTACAATTTCTGCATTTGATTCACTATTACTTGATACAAATTGGCGAGATGTAACGACAGACGTTATTTTCGCTTGTATCGGACCAGTAACATTATCAGAAGCGAAACGAAAAAAACTGCCAAACGTTATCATAGCAGAAACATATACGATTGAAGGGTTATTACATAAAATAAGTGAAGAGTTATCAAATAGGAGGTATATAGGGAATGACTGA
- a CDS encoding cytochrome C assembly family protein, with translation MFKFGWLYDVTIILYCFSLIGYFIDFLHNNRKANQVAFWLLSIVWGLQTVSFLSSMIQLGHFPILNMAEGLYFYTWVLVTCSLIINRIFRVDFFVFFTNILGFVIMALHLFTPVEYKSEVLSEQLVSELLLIHITIAILSYGAFSLSFIFTMMYELQYTLIKKKKWGTRLKRLGNLSTLDRLSYSLNMIGVPLLLIALILGIVWASIQVESFQWYDAKVLGSFMVLIIYSIYLYLRVGKGLQGKVLTYWNIGAFLVLLTNFFLFGTLSNFHFWV, from the coding sequence ATGTTTAAGTTTGGCTGGTTATATGATGTTACAATTATCCTATATTGCTTTAGCTTAATAGGGTATTTTATTGACTTTTTGCATAACAACCGGAAGGCGAATCAAGTTGCCTTCTGGTTGCTTTCTATTGTTTGGGGTTTACAGACAGTTTCGTTCCTTTCTAGCATGATACAGTTGGGACATTTTCCTATTTTGAATATGGCAGAGGGCCTGTACTTTTATACGTGGGTACTTGTAACATGTTCACTCATCATTAACCGAATTTTCAGAGTGGATTTTTTTGTATTCTTTACAAATATACTAGGTTTTGTCATCATGGCGCTACATTTGTTTACACCTGTCGAATACAAATCAGAGGTTCTCTCAGAACAATTAGTTTCAGAACTTCTCTTAATCCATATCACAATTGCGATCTTGTCATACGGTGCATTTTCACTCTCGTTTATTTTCACAATGATGTATGAGCTACAATATACGTTAATAAAGAAGAAAAAGTGGGGAACACGTCTAAAACGATTAGGCAATCTCTCGACATTAGATCGGTTATCTTATAGTCTGAATATGATTGGTGTTCCATTGTTGTTGATCGCACTAATTCTTGGTATAGTATGGGCTTCGATTCAAGTTGAATCATTTCAATGGTATGATGCGAAAGTATTAGGTTCATTTATGGTGTTAATTATATATAGTATTTATTTGTATTTACGAGTAGGAAAGGGCTTACAAGGGAAAGTGTTAACTTATTGGAATATAGGAGCTTTTCTCGTACTCTTAACAAATTTCTTCTTATTTGGTACACTTTCAAATTTCCATTTTTGGGTGTAG
- the hemL gene encoding glutamate-1-semialdehyde 2,1-aminomutase produces the protein MRSFDKSKAHYKQAKKLMPGGVNSPVRAFKSVNMDPIFMDYGKGSKVYDMDGNEYIDYVLSWGPLILGHAHDEVVEQLKKVTEKGTSFGAPTAIENKLAELVIERVPSIEVVRMVNSGTEATMSALRLARGYTNRNIIMKFEGCYHGHGDSLLIKAGSGVATLGLPDSPGVPESIAKNTITVPYNDLDSVRYAFEQFGDDIAGVIVEPVAGNMGVVPPQHQFLEGLREITEKNGTLLIFDEVMTGFRVGYNCAQGYFGVTPDLTCLGKVIGGGLPVGAYGGKEEIMRQIAPDGSIYQAGTLSGNPLAMTAGYETLSRLTPETYEQFEQKAKRLEEGLTEAALKHGIPHTVNRAGSMVGLFFTNDDVMNFEMASSSNLEMFATYYKLMIEQGIFLPPSQFEGLFLSTEHSDEDIEKTIEAAEKAFAEIAKGK, from the coding sequence ATGCGTAGCTTTGATAAATCAAAAGCACATTATAAACAAGCTAAAAAATTAATGCCAGGTGGTGTGAACAGCCCTGTTCGTGCCTTTAAATCAGTTAATATGGACCCAATCTTCATGGATTATGGTAAAGGATCAAAAGTGTATGATATGGACGGAAATGAATACATTGATTATGTACTATCATGGGGACCGCTAATTTTAGGGCATGCACACGATGAAGTCGTTGAACAATTGAAGAAGGTGACTGAAAAAGGGACAAGCTTTGGTGCACCTACTGCGATTGAGAATAAGTTAGCTGAACTTGTTATTGAACGTGTGCCATCTATTGAAGTTGTTCGTATGGTCAATTCTGGTACAGAAGCGACAATGAGTGCTTTACGCTTAGCACGAGGATATACGAATCGTAACATCATTATGAAATTTGAAGGATGTTATCATGGACACGGTGATTCTCTGCTTATTAAAGCAGGTTCAGGTGTTGCGACACTCGGTTTGCCTGATAGCCCTGGTGTACCAGAATCTATTGCGAAGAATACGATTACTGTTCCTTACAATGATTTGGATAGTGTTCGTTATGCATTTGAACAATTTGGGGATGATATTGCAGGTGTTATTGTAGAGCCTGTTGCTGGAAATATGGGTGTTGTACCGCCACAACACCAGTTTCTAGAAGGATTACGTGAGATTACGGAAAAGAATGGGACATTGCTTATTTTTGATGAGGTTATGACGGGCTTCCGTGTTGGTTACAATTGTGCACAAGGTTATTTTGGAGTAACGCCTGATTTAACATGTCTCGGTAAGGTAATTGGTGGTGGATTGCCCGTAGGTGCTTACGGTGGTAAAGAAGAAATCATGCGTCAAATTGCGCCAGATGGTTCTATCTATCAAGCAGGAACTCTTTCAGGTAATCCATTAGCAATGACTGCCGGATATGAAACATTATCTAGGTTAACTCCAGAAACGTACGAACAATTTGAACAAAAAGCAAAGCGTTTAGAAGAAGGGTTAACGGAGGCTGCACTAAAGCATGGTATTCCACATACTGTGAATCGCGCAGGTTCAATGGTAGGTTTGTTCTTCACTAATGATGATGTCATGAACTTTGAAATGGCATCTTCATCTAACTTAGAAATGTTTGCTACTTATTATAAATTAATGATTGAACAAGGTATCTTTTTACCACCTTCTCAATTTGAAGGGTTGTTCTTATCAACCGAACATTCTGATGAGGATATTGAAAAAACGATTGAGGCTGCAGAGAAAGCCTTTGCTGAAATTGCAAAAGGAAAATAA
- the hemB gene encoding porphobilinogen synthase: MTELQFKRHRRLRSSKVMREIVQETHVHKQDLIYPLFVAEGEGIRREVSSMPGVFQLSLDCLNEEVGEISSLGIPAVVLFGIPHEKDELGKGAYHDHGIVQKAITQIKENFPEMLVIADTCLCEFTDHGHCGVIKDGDVQNDSSLLLLAQTAVSQAKAGADIIAPSNMMDGFVAAIRQGLDEAGFSHIPIMSYAVKYSSAFYGPFRDAADSTPQFGDRKTYQMNPANRLEALREAESDLEEGADFLMVKPALAYLDIIREVKDRYNAPMVAYNVSGEYSMIKAAAQNGWLDEKAVVMEKLIAMKRAGADLIITYFAKDVAKWLNEAK, encoded by the coding sequence ATGACTGAATTACAGTTTAAGCGTCATCGTCGTCTTCGTTCATCTAAAGTGATGAGAGAAATCGTTCAAGAAACTCACGTACATAAGCAAGACTTGATTTATCCATTGTTTGTAGCTGAAGGTGAAGGGATTAGACGTGAAGTATCTTCGATGCCAGGTGTTTTCCAATTGTCTCTTGATTGCTTAAATGAAGAAGTAGGTGAAATAAGTAGCTTAGGAATTCCTGCAGTCGTCTTATTCGGTATTCCTCATGAGAAGGACGAACTTGGGAAAGGCGCTTATCATGACCACGGTATCGTACAAAAAGCAATTACGCAAATAAAAGAAAACTTTCCTGAAATGCTTGTAATAGCAGATACATGTCTCTGCGAATTCACAGATCATGGTCATTGTGGGGTAATTAAAGATGGGGACGTACAGAATGATTCATCGCTTTTATTACTTGCACAAACAGCAGTAAGTCAAGCAAAGGCTGGCGCAGACATAATTGCACCTTCAAATATGATGGATGGTTTTGTAGCAGCAATCCGACAAGGATTAGACGAAGCTGGATTTTCACATATTCCAATTATGTCGTATGCCGTAAAATACTCATCTGCTTTTTATGGTCCATTCCGAGATGCAGCTGATAGTACACCACAATTTGGTGATCGAAAGACATATCAAATGAATCCAGCGAACCGACTCGAGGCATTACGTGAAGCTGAATCAGATTTGGAAGAAGGTGCAGATTTCTTAATGGTGAAACCTGCACTTGCATACTTAGACATCATTCGTGAAGTAAAAGATCGTTATAATGCACCAATGGTTGCTTATAATGTAAGTGGTGAATATTCAATGATTAAAGCCGCAGCACAAAATGGTTGGTTAGATGAGAAGGCTGTTGTGATGGAAAAGTTAATCGCAATGAAACGTGCCGGAGCTGACTTAATTATCACGTACTTTGCAAAAGATGTAGCAAAATGGTTGAATGAAGCGAAATAA
- the lon gene encoding endopeptidase La: MAKKTEMMEMTIPLLPLRGLLVYPSMVLHLDVGRDKSVQALEKAMVNDHIIFLVTQKEVGVNEPDIEDMYEVGTIAKVKQMLKLPNGTIRVLVEGLYRGRIVEYTNEDEYFEVNIEQIEEESTNDVEEEALMRALLNQFEQYIKLSKKISAETFASVSDIDEPGRMADLIASHLSLKIKEKQEILETTNVQERIESLITIINNEKEVLGLEKKISKRVKRSMERTQKEYYLREQMKAIQKELGDKDGKAGEVAELKKMIEDKGMPKRVEEAALKELDRFEKIPNTSAESSVIRNYIDWILALPWSEETTDRLNIQNAQKVLDEDHYGLETVKERVLEYLAVQKLTNSLKGPILCLAGPPGVGKTSLARSIARSLERNFVRASLGGVRDEAEIRGHRRTYVGAMPGRIIQGMKNAGTINPVFLLDEIDKMSNDFRGDPSAAMLEVLDPEQNGTYSDHYIEESYDLSKVMFIATANNISTIPGPLLDRMEVITIAGYTEVEKVHIARDHLLPKQVKEHGLEKGKIQIRDEALLKLIREYTREAGVRNLERQIAKLCRKAAKVIVSEERKRVIYTDKNLEEYLGKPRFRYGQAEIVDQVGAATGLAYTSAGGDTLSIEVSIYPGKGKLILTGKLGDVMKESAQAAFSYIRSRAEELEIDPEFVEKNDIHIHVPEGAVPKDGPSAGITIATALISSLTNRPVRKEVGMTGEITLRGRVLPIGGLKEKSLSAHRAGLTEIIIPKDNEKDIEDIPESVREGLNFIPVSHLDEVLRHALAGEKNESN; this comes from the coding sequence ATGGCGAAAAAGACGGAAATGATGGAAATGACGATTCCGCTTCTGCCACTGCGCGGACTACTTGTGTATCCATCAATGGTATTACATCTGGATGTGGGACGCGATAAGTCTGTACAAGCATTAGAGAAAGCGATGGTAAATGATCACATTATTTTCCTTGTTACACAAAAGGAAGTCGGCGTGAATGAGCCAGATATAGAGGATATGTATGAGGTTGGTACAATTGCGAAAGTAAAGCAAATGCTAAAATTGCCAAATGGTACTATTCGTGTTTTAGTAGAAGGTCTTTATCGTGGTCGCATTGTAGAATATACGAATGAAGATGAATATTTTGAAGTAAATATTGAGCAAATTGAAGAAGAATCTACAAACGATGTAGAAGAAGAAGCACTAATGCGTGCATTACTCAATCAATTTGAACAGTACATAAAACTTTCCAAGAAGATTTCTGCAGAAACATTTGCTTCTGTTTCTGATATTGATGAACCTGGTCGTATGGCTGACCTTATAGCTTCACATTTATCATTAAAGATTAAAGAAAAGCAAGAGATTCTTGAAACAACCAATGTTCAAGAACGTATTGAGTCGTTAATTACGATTATTAATAATGAAAAAGAAGTTCTAGGTCTTGAAAAAAAGATAAGTAAACGTGTAAAGCGTTCAATGGAACGTACTCAAAAAGAGTATTACTTACGTGAACAAATGAAGGCTATTCAGAAAGAACTTGGTGATAAAGATGGCAAAGCAGGTGAAGTTGCTGAATTAAAGAAGATGATTGAAGATAAAGGAATGCCTAAAAGGGTTGAAGAAGCTGCCCTAAAGGAACTTGATCGTTTTGAGAAGATTCCTAATACTTCTGCTGAAAGTTCAGTTATTCGCAACTACATCGATTGGATCTTAGCCTTACCTTGGAGTGAAGAAACAACAGATCGATTGAATATTCAAAATGCACAAAAGGTATTGGACGAAGATCATTATGGACTTGAAACAGTGAAAGAGAGAGTGCTCGAATACTTAGCAGTACAGAAGCTGACCAATTCATTAAAAGGGCCAATCCTTTGTTTAGCAGGTCCTCCAGGAGTCGGAAAGACATCACTTGCTCGTTCAATTGCCCGTTCATTAGAGCGTAACTTTGTTCGTGCGTCATTAGGTGGTGTTCGTGATGAAGCTGAAATTCGTGGACACAGACGTACTTATGTTGGAGCGATGCCAGGGCGAATCATCCAAGGGATGAAAAATGCAGGGACAATCAATCCCGTCTTTCTATTGGATGAAATTGATAAGATGTCGAATGATTTTAGGGGAGACCCTTCAGCAGCAATGTTAGAAGTGTTAGATCCTGAACAAAATGGAACTTATAGTGATCATTACATTGAAGAATCATATGATTTATCAAAAGTTATGTTTATCGCAACAGCGAATAATATTAGTACGATCCCAGGTCCATTACTCGACCGAATGGAAGTTATCACGATTGCTGGTTATACGGAAGTAGAGAAGGTGCATATTGCACGTGATCACCTGTTACCTAAGCAAGTGAAGGAACATGGTTTGGAAAAAGGGAAGATCCAAATTCGCGATGAGGCATTACTTAAATTAATACGTGAATATACACGAGAAGCAGGTGTGCGAAACTTAGAGCGACAGATTGCAAAACTATGTAGAAAAGCAGCGAAAGTTATTGTATCTGAGGAGCGCAAACGTGTAATTTACACAGACAAGAACTTAGAGGAGTATTTAGGAAAACCTCGATTCCGTTATGGGCAAGCAGAAATTGTTGACCAAGTAGGTGCAGCAACTGGTCTTGCTTATACATCAGCTGGAGGAGACACTCTTTCGATTGAAGTGTCAATCTATCCTGGGAAGGGCAAGCTCATCTTAACAGGTAAATTAGGAGATGTTATGAAAGAATCTGCACAAGCAGCATTTAGTTATATCCGCTCTCGTGCTGAAGAGTTAGAGATTGATCCTGAGTTTGTTGAGAAAAATGATATTCATATTCATGTCCCTGAAGGAGCAGTTCCAAAGGATGGCCCATCAGCTGGGATTACAATCGCAACGGCATTAATTTCGTCATTGACAAATCGACCTGTACGTAAGGAAGTTGGTATGACAGGTGAAATTACATTGCGTGGTCGCGTGCTACCAATCGGTGGTTTGAAGGAGAAGTCATTAAGTGCTCATCGTGCTGGGTTAACTGAAATTATAATTCCAAAAGATAATGAAAAAGACATTGAAGATATTCCTGAAAGTGTGAGGGAAGGATTGAATTTCATTCCTGTATCACATTTGGATGAAGTATTGAGACACGCATTAGCAGGTGAAAAGAATGAAAGTAACTAA
- the yihA gene encoding ribosome biogenesis GTP-binding protein YihA/YsxC, with protein MKVTKSEFIKSAVYPEHYPEDHYPEIALAGRSNVGKSSLINKLTNRKNLARISSKPGKTQTLNYFLINELLYFVDVPGYGFAKVSKKEREAWGKMMEIYFTTSEKLRAVVQIVDLRHAPSKDDITMYDFLKHYEIPVIIVATKADKVKKAQWLKHKKIVKETLNVDPQDEIILFSSETAQGKEEVWRAIREKL; from the coding sequence ATGAAAGTAACTAAATCAGAATTTATTAAAAGTGCTGTATATCCTGAACATTATCCGGAAGATCATTATCCGGAAATCGCTTTAGCTGGCAGATCAAATGTTGGGAAGTCATCACTTATCAATAAGCTAACGAATCGTAAAAATTTAGCCCGAATATCTTCTAAACCAGGAAAAACGCAGACATTAAATTATTTCTTAATCAATGAATTGCTTTATTTTGTTGATGTACCTGGTTATGGTTTTGCAAAGGTTTCAAAAAAAGAACGTGAAGCATGGGGTAAAATGATGGAAATCTATTTTACCACATCCGAAAAACTTCGAGCAGTTGTACAAATTGTAGACTTACGTCATGCACCATCTAAAGATGATATTACGATGTATGATTTTTTGAAGCATTATGAAATTCCCGTTATCATCGTAGCAACAAAAGCAGATAAAGTTAAAAAGGCTCAGTGGCTAAAACATAAAAAAATCGTTAAAGAAACGTTAAATGTTGATCCACAAGATGAAATTATCCTCTTCTCATCTGAAACAGCTCAAGGTAAAGAAGAAGTTTGGAGAGCAATTCGAGAAAAACTATAA
- a CDS encoding LiaI-LiaF-like domain-containing protein: MKKYGILPGIILIGTGIYFFLNQLDSFNSNQFFSWPTYFLIIGFAFLLQGYIGKDAYSIFPGVLFAGFGVHFHGQTLFDFWPTHWGIYTLLLSMAFLFQHQELKRGILPGIIFLIISLFGIFETSISEYLTSLNVSINWFYSIWPLILITLGFYILFFKSK; encoded by the coding sequence ATGAAGAAATATGGAATACTTCCTGGCATAATTTTAATTGGCACGGGAATTTATTTTTTTCTAAATCAATTAGATTCCTTTAATAGTAATCAATTTTTTTCTTGGCCAACTTACTTTTTAATTATTGGGTTTGCTTTTCTGCTTCAAGGTTATATAGGAAAGGATGCTTATAGTATATTTCCTGGTGTGCTGTTTGCAGGTTTTGGCGTGCATTTTCATGGTCAAACTTTATTCGATTTTTGGCCTACTCACTGGGGAATTTATACACTACTTCTTAGTATGGCTTTCTTATTTCAACATCAAGAATTAAAGAGAGGGATACTACCTGGGATCATCTTTTTAATTATCTCTTTATTCGGTATATTTGAAACCTCAATTTCTGAATACCTTACTAGTTTAAATGTTTCAATCAATTGGTTCTATTCAATTTGGCCGTTAATTTTAATAACTTTAGGGTTTTATATTTTATTTTTCAAATCAAAATAA
- the hemC gene encoding hydroxymethylbilane synthase: MRKIIVGSRKSMLALTQTNWFINKMKDAGLPFEFEVKEIVTKGDQILNVTLSKVGGKGLFVKEIEQALLNKEIDMAVHSMKDMPSILPEGFVIGCVPGREDYRDAFISKGHVKLADLPSGAVVGTSSLRRSAQILAQRPDLEIKWIRGNIDTRLSKLDTGDYDAIILAAAGLARMNWSNDVVTEYLDQDICVPAVGQGALAIECREDDTELLDALQILSDERVERTVTAERAFLNQMEGSCQVPVAGLAEIMDNDEIKLMALVSTPDGKTILREELFGTDPVRLGEEAAKILKERGAQKILDEIKAELDR, translated from the coding sequence ATGCGTAAGATTATTGTTGGTTCAAGAAAGAGTATGTTAGCGCTCACGCAAACAAATTGGTTTATTAATAAAATGAAGGATGCAGGTTTACCTTTTGAATTTGAAGTAAAAGAAATTGTAACAAAAGGTGACCAAATCCTAAATGTTACACTTTCAAAAGTCGGTGGAAAAGGACTTTTTGTGAAAGAAATTGAACAAGCATTGCTAAATAAGGAAATTGATATGGCTGTTCATAGTATGAAGGATATGCCTTCCATATTACCTGAAGGATTCGTTATCGGATGTGTTCCTGGGCGTGAGGATTATCGTGATGCATTTATTTCAAAAGGACATGTTAAGCTTGCCGACTTACCTTCAGGTGCTGTTGTAGGTACGAGTAGCTTACGTAGAAGTGCACAAATTTTGGCACAGCGACCTGATTTAGAAATTAAGTGGATTCGAGGAAACATTGATACACGGCTTTCTAAGCTTGATACTGGAGACTACGATGCTATTATTTTAGCAGCAGCTGGACTAGCACGTATGAATTGGTCTAATGATGTTGTTACGGAATATTTGGATCAAGATATTTGTGTTCCAGCAGTAGGTCAAGGTGCTCTGGCAATTGAATGTCGTGAAGATGATACTGAGCTTCTTGACGCATTACAGATATTATCGGATGAGCGTGTGGAAAGAACTGTTACAGCTGAACGTGCATTTCTTAATCAAATGGAAGGTAGTTGTCAAGTTCCTGTCGCAGGGTTAGCTGAAATAATGGATAACGATGAAATTAAGTTAATGGCATTAGTGTCAACACCTGATGGAAAGACGATTTTGCGTGAAGAACTATTCGGTACAGATCCTGTTCGCTTAGGTGAAGAGGCTGCGAAAATCTTAAAAGAACGTGGTGCACAAAAAATATTAGATGAAATAAAAGCTGAGTTAGATCGGTAA
- the hemA gene encoding glutamyl-tRNA reductase, producing the protein MHILAVGFNYKTAPVEIREKLTFNEANLSEAHKTLRKQKSILENVIISTCNRTELYVVADQLHTGRYYTKAFLAEWFGLEIDEFAPFLKIYENEHAIEHLFRVACGLDSMVLGETQILGQVRDSFLLAQQEKTTGTLFNQLFKQAVTLAKRSHFETEIGGNAVSVSYAAVELSKQIFGSLNDKHVVIVGAGKMGELAAKNLQGSGASKITVINRTIEKAVELANRFSGQAASLDNLEKSLIEGDILISSTGKNGYVVTKDMMKKVEKQRKGRPLFMVDIAVPRDLDPELDKLESVFLYDIDDLEGIVEANIEERKKAAEQVGVMIEAEIIAYQQWIDTLGVVPIISSLRKRALAVQAETLDSIERKIPNLTEREKKVLNKHTKSIINQLLREPVTRAKEIAAQEDAEDSLKLFMKIFDLEEDVQAEIELQKSLNKVVIPIEKEKRWTLTYQTSKQS; encoded by the coding sequence ATGCACATTCTAGCAGTCGGATTTAATTATAAAACGGCCCCTGTTGAAATACGTGAGAAGCTGACATTTAATGAAGCAAACTTGTCTGAAGCACATAAAACGCTTCGTAAACAGAAGAGCATTTTAGAAAATGTTATTATTTCAACATGTAATCGTACGGAGCTATATGTTGTTGCTGACCAGCTTCATACAGGGCGTTACTATACAAAGGCATTTTTAGCAGAATGGTTTGGTCTTGAGATAGATGAGTTTGCTCCTTTTTTGAAGATCTATGAAAACGAACATGCTATTGAACACCTATTTCGTGTAGCATGTGGACTAGATTCAATGGTTCTTGGAGAAACACAAATTCTCGGTCAAGTACGTGATTCATTTTTGCTTGCCCAACAGGAAAAAACAACAGGAACATTATTCAATCAGCTTTTCAAACAAGCGGTAACTCTTGCAAAACGTTCTCACTTTGAAACAGAAATAGGGGGAAATGCTGTATCAGTTAGTTATGCAGCAGTAGAGCTTAGCAAGCAGATTTTTGGGAGCTTAAATGATAAGCATGTTGTAATTGTTGGTGCTGGAAAAATGGGAGAATTAGCAGCAAAAAACTTGCAAGGTAGTGGTGCTTCAAAAATCACCGTGATTAATCGTACGATTGAGAAGGCTGTCGAATTAGCGAATCGTTTTTCTGGACAAGCAGCTTCACTTGATAACCTTGAAAAATCGCTAATTGAAGGTGATATTTTAATTAGCTCCACAGGCAAAAATGGATACGTTGTTACGAAAGATATGATGAAGAAAGTTGAAAAGCAGCGCAAAGGTCGTCCACTATTTATGGTTGATATCGCTGTGCCTCGTGACTTGGATCCAGAGCTTGACAAGTTAGAAAGTGTATTCTTATACGATATTGATGATTTAGAAGGTATTGTAGAGGCAAATATAGAAGAACGAAAGAAAGCAGCAGAACAAGTTGGGGTAATGATTGAAGCAGAAATTATTGCGTACCAACAATGGATTGATACACTGGGCGTTGTCCCGATTATCTCTTCTCTTCGCAAACGTGCACTTGCTGTGCAAGCAGAGACATTGGACAGCATCGAACGTAAAATTCCAAATCTAACAGAGCGAGAGAAGAAAGTTCTAAATAAGCATACAAAGAGTATCATTAACCAGCTTCTTCGTGAACCAGTAACACGAGCGAAAGAAATTGCGGCACAAGAAGACGCGGAAGACTCTTTGAAGTTATTTATGAAAATCTTCGATTTGGAAGAAGACGTTCAGGCTGAGATTGAATTACAAAAGTCATTAAATAAAGTGGTCATTCCAATTGAAAAAGAAAAGAGATGGACGTTAACGTACCAGACATCGAAACAATCCTAA
- the spoVID gene encoding stage VI sporulation protein D, translating into MSDERSSNLSFHVKESVWFDRGQEVDNLVSIALEPDICIQENKEYVSIVGNLLLTGEYYAPAELESTEMVDSFREEPYMNTADDVRELEEGLFALEHRFPVDITIPVEKISDLNDIYVLVETFDYDILQQNRLQLSADIEISGLIQEEYREDASAELVENETDELPIQEEIVHDEEEKEEPYSAFEFEVRKEDAEEIEEVENEEQREESMVIEVKSRSEEQDDSFYTDEEQEEVFEMDSTIIEEAEEVINERASHEDPEEDKLETVKTHTRDDNALYLTNMLTQENEGFTRVRMRIIQQGDSIDSIAENYSVPVTQILRENRMESGEIQEGQILYIPVPLGRQ; encoded by the coding sequence GTGTCAGATGAACGTTCCTCAAATTTAAGTTTTCATGTAAAAGAATCGGTCTGGTTTGATAGAGGTCAGGAAGTTGATAACCTTGTTTCCATAGCGTTAGAACCTGATATTTGTATTCAAGAGAATAAGGAATATGTTTCAATTGTTGGAAACTTATTATTGACCGGTGAGTACTATGCACCAGCAGAACTAGAGTCTACGGAAATGGTGGATTCTTTCCGAGAAGAACCTTACATGAATACAGCAGACGATGTGCGAGAGTTGGAAGAGGGGCTATTTGCTTTGGAGCATCGTTTTCCAGTTGATATTACGATCCCGGTTGAAAAAATTTCTGATCTAAATGATATTTATGTGTTAGTAGAAACATTTGATTACGATATTTTACAACAAAACCGACTACAACTCAGTGCAGATATTGAGATTAGTGGTTTAATACAAGAGGAATATCGAGAAGATGCATCAGCGGAGCTAGTTGAAAACGAAACAGATGAACTTCCGATTCAAGAAGAAATAGTTCATGATGAAGAAGAGAAGGAAGAGCCATACTCCGCGTTTGAATTTGAAGTGCGTAAAGAAGATGCAGAAGAAATCGAAGAAGTCGAAAATGAAGAGCAACGAGAAGAGTCAATGGTTATTGAAGTGAAAAGTAGGTCTGAAGAACAAGACGATTCTTTCTATACGGATGAAGAACAGGAAGAAGTATTCGAAATGGATAGTACAATAATTGAAGAAGCAGAAGAAGTAATTAATGAACGAGCTTCTCATGAAGATCCAGAAGAAGATAAACTTGAAACAGTAAAAACACATACGAGAGATGATAATGCTCTCTATTTAACAAATATGCTTACACAAGAAAATGAGGGATTTACAAGGGTTAGGATGAGAATCATTCAACAAGGAGATTCAATAGATTCAATTGCTGAAAACTATTCAGTTCCAGTAACACAAATCTTACGAGAAAATCGCATGGAAAGTGGCGAGATCCAAGAAGGTCAAATTTTATATATTCCTGTACCACTTGGAAGGCAATAG